A window of Cumulibacter manganitolerans contains these coding sequences:
- a CDS encoding nuclear transport factor 2 family protein yields MSQEQDNKQTVTSFLEAFSSGDVDAVLGAMSDDATWWTAGRIKGMSGTAPKEVFAKGLPGLLSACQDGKIAITPTAMTAEGDRVAVEAESSAETRSGRSYRNQYHFLFTVRDGKIAAVKEYMDTDHARATFIDA; encoded by the coding sequence ATGAGCCAGGAGCAGGACAACAAGCAGACCGTGACGAGCTTCCTCGAGGCCTTCAGCAGCGGGGACGTCGACGCGGTGCTGGGCGCGATGAGCGACGACGCGACCTGGTGGACCGCCGGGCGCATCAAGGGGATGTCGGGCACCGCTCCCAAGGAGGTCTTCGCCAAGGGTCTGCCGGGTCTGCTGTCGGCCTGCCAGGACGGCAAGATCGCGATCACGCCGACCGCGATGACCGCCGAGGGCGACCGGGTCGCGGTCGAGGCCGAGTCGTCGGCGGAGACGCGCAGCGGTCGCTCCTACCGCAACCAGTACCACTTCCTGTTCACGGTGCGGGACGGCAAGATCGCCGCGGTCAAGGAGTACATGGACACCGACCACGCGCGGGCGACGTTCATCGACGCCTGA
- a CDS encoding alpha/beta fold hydrolase produces MRQFLTRDDGVRLAYEIHNPDAAGTPMVITHGYSATAAMWEPNIAALSENRPVLTYDQRGHGQSGDPGSPEGYSEAINVADIDALVDLLDAPKVIVAGMSLGGYLSMAYYLAHPERVAALLLQDTGPGYKSDESRNAWNQHVEAIAVEKGSDDPEASQSAEVVRAVHDNPKALAHAARGVLAQRDARVISSLPRIAVPTLVVVGANDVGYLAGTDYMVAKIPGARKVVIPDAGHAANIDQPELFNAAVTDFLRDL; encoded by the coding sequence ATGCGCCAGTTCCTGACCCGCGATGACGGAGTACGCCTCGCGTACGAGATCCACAATCCCGACGCCGCGGGGACGCCGATGGTCATCACGCACGGATACTCGGCTACCGCAGCGATGTGGGAGCCCAACATCGCCGCGCTCTCGGAGAACCGCCCGGTGCTCACCTACGACCAGCGAGGCCACGGCCAGAGCGGCGATCCCGGAAGCCCAGAGGGCTACAGCGAGGCGATCAACGTCGCCGACATCGACGCGCTCGTCGATCTGCTCGACGCGCCGAAGGTGATCGTCGCCGGCATGTCCCTCGGTGGATACCTCTCCATGGCCTACTACCTCGCCCATCCGGAGCGTGTCGCCGCGTTGCTGCTGCAAGACACCGGCCCAGGCTACAAGAGCGACGAGTCACGCAACGCGTGGAATCAGCACGTCGAAGCCATCGCGGTCGAGAAGGGCAGCGATGATCCGGAGGCGTCGCAGTCCGCAGAGGTCGTTCGCGCCGTGCACGACAATCCGAAGGCGTTGGCGCACGCCGCTCGCGGCGTGCTTGCCCAGCGGGACGCGCGGGTCATCAGCTCCCTGCCGAGGATCGCCGTGCCGACTCTCGTGGTCGTCGGTGCGAACGACGTGGGGTACCTCGCCGGGACCGACTACATGGTCGCCAAGATTCCCGGTGCCCGGAAGGTCGTGATCCCGGACGCCGGCCATGCCGCGAACATCGACCAACCGGAGCTGTTCAACGCCGCCGTGACCGACTTCCTGCGCGACCTGTAG
- a CDS encoding LLM class flavin-dependent oxidoreductase, which produces MSSHLGLVLKSVAAADVATIAAAAEDAGFSHLYLPETGLLPGPGTTGRDPFITSSAALQATSALQVGPGVAVTLVRPGRLAGLLAATINEQSGGRFIMGIGVSHRPAIEALGLPYPSSPLGHLRSYLDDLDAAESDIAFGAGYPVMVGALGPKMIDLAAAEADGAVLNWLTLAKARTTVARLTETARASGKDGVASALFVRVGPPGDVRADAASYNDRLPNYRKHFLSQGLTDADAVVAKTCMRLDAAEVVDTLAGYRDAGVTVPCVYPTGMTATEIVHLLDAVGRKAND; this is translated from the coding sequence ATGTCGTCCCATCTTGGACTCGTGCTCAAGTCTGTTGCTGCCGCCGACGTCGCCACGATCGCCGCCGCCGCGGAAGACGCCGGGTTCTCGCACCTGTACCTGCCCGAGACGGGTCTGCTCCCCGGCCCGGGGACGACCGGGCGCGATCCGTTTATCACGTCGTCCGCCGCCCTGCAGGCAACGAGCGCGCTGCAGGTCGGACCGGGCGTCGCGGTGACCCTCGTGCGACCCGGTCGCCTCGCGGGGCTGCTGGCCGCAACCATCAATGAGCAGTCCGGCGGACGGTTCATCATGGGCATCGGCGTGTCGCATCGACCCGCGATCGAGGCGCTCGGCCTGCCGTACCCGTCGTCACCGCTCGGTCACCTCAGGTCGTATCTCGACGACCTCGACGCGGCCGAGAGCGACATCGCGTTCGGCGCGGGATATCCGGTCATGGTCGGGGCGCTGGGACCCAAGATGATCGACCTCGCTGCAGCCGAGGCCGATGGCGCCGTGCTCAACTGGCTCACGCTCGCGAAGGCCCGCACGACGGTCGCGCGCCTCACCGAGACCGCGCGGGCGTCCGGCAAGGACGGGGTCGCGTCGGCACTGTTCGTCCGGGTCGGTCCGCCGGGAGATGTCCGCGCTGATGCTGCGTCCTACAACGATCGACTACCGAACTACCGCAAGCACTTCCTGAGCCAGGGCCTCACCGACGCCGACGCGGTGGTCGCGAAGACCTGCATGCGCCTGGACGCCGCCGAAGTCGTCGACACGCTCGCCGGCTACCGGGACGCCGGCGTCACGGTGCCGTGCGTGTATCCGACCGGCATGACCGCCACGGAGATCGTCCACTTGCTCGACGCGGTGGGTCGGAAGGCCAACGATTGA
- a CDS encoding SDR family oxidoreductase, which translates to MTQRVLVTAGGNGIGLAVTRAFAATGARVHVADIAQDAVARAVEAEGVTGSVTDVADAGSVDALFADLRRELGGLDVLVNNAGIAGPTAPVDELAFADWRAVVDVNLHGTFMVTQRAIPLLKESDAGSIITMSSVAGRFGYPNRIAYSSTKWALVGFAKTLAMELGRFGITSNTIHPGAVAGERIDRVLRGRAEQEGTSLEEQRAAALANQSVKAFTDPADIAALAVFLAGPHGRSISGQALPIDGDSKSTV; encoded by the coding sequence ATGACGCAGCGAGTGCTGGTCACCGCCGGGGGCAACGGAATCGGCCTGGCCGTCACGCGCGCGTTCGCCGCGACCGGTGCGCGGGTACACGTCGCCGACATCGCGCAGGACGCCGTGGCCCGGGCCGTCGAGGCCGAGGGAGTCACCGGCAGCGTCACCGACGTGGCGGACGCCGGGTCGGTCGACGCGCTGTTCGCGGACCTGCGCCGGGAGCTCGGCGGCCTCGACGTCCTGGTCAACAACGCCGGGATCGCCGGCCCGACCGCACCCGTCGACGAGCTCGCCTTCGCGGACTGGCGGGCGGTGGTGGACGTCAACCTGCATGGCACGTTCATGGTCACCCAGCGCGCGATCCCGCTGCTGAAGGAGTCGGACGCCGGCTCGATCATCACCATGTCGTCGGTCGCGGGACGCTTCGGCTACCCCAACCGGATCGCCTACTCCAGCACGAAGTGGGCGCTCGTGGGCTTCGCCAAGACGCTCGCCATGGAGCTGGGGCGGTTCGGGATCACCTCCAACACGATCCACCCCGGCGCCGTCGCCGGTGAGCGCATCGACCGCGTGTTGCGGGGCCGCGCCGAGCAGGAGGGGACGAGCCTCGAGGAGCAGCGTGCGGCGGCCCTGGCCAACCAGTCGGTCAAGGCGTTCACCGACCCGGCGGACATCGCCGCCCTCGCCGTCTTCCTCGCCGGCCCGCACGGGCGGTCGATCAGCGGCCAGGCGCTGCCCATCGACGGGGACTCCAAGTCGACGGTGTGA
- the ligD gene encoding non-homologous end-joining DNA ligase, producing MGSSKGAFGSPVELAVGDRTVRISNPARPYFPQLGITKLDLAHYYLAVGEGIVRALRERPCMLHRFPDGVTDDAGKMLQKVHQKRLPRGAPEWVQTVRLRFPRYNLTADELCVTELASVIWAVQMSTVEFHPWNSRRADTEQPDEWRIDIDPMPDAPFGRVRRTAEVVREVLDELGAVGWPKTSGGNGIHVYVRIAPEHGFKDVRRGALAFAREVERRLPDDVTTTWWRKDRDPAAVFIDFNQNTRDHTIASAYSVRGNPLATVSTPITWDEISDVEPKELTVRTVPERFARLGDLHAGIDEAVYDFTPLLQWAERDEATHGELPDEPDPAG from the coding sequence ATGGGATCGAGCAAGGGCGCGTTCGGCTCGCCGGTGGAGCTCGCGGTCGGCGACCGTACCGTGCGGATCTCCAACCCCGCCCGGCCCTACTTCCCGCAGCTCGGCATCACGAAGCTCGACCTCGCGCACTACTACCTGGCGGTGGGCGAGGGGATCGTGCGTGCGCTGCGCGAACGGCCGTGCATGCTGCACCGCTTCCCGGACGGCGTCACGGACGACGCCGGCAAGATGCTGCAGAAGGTGCACCAGAAACGGCTTCCTCGCGGTGCTCCGGAATGGGTGCAGACCGTGCGGCTGCGGTTCCCGCGCTACAACCTCACGGCGGACGAGCTCTGCGTGACGGAGCTGGCCAGCGTGATCTGGGCGGTGCAGATGTCGACGGTCGAGTTTCATCCCTGGAACAGCCGGCGTGCCGACACCGAGCAGCCGGACGAGTGGCGCATCGACATCGATCCGATGCCCGATGCGCCGTTCGGCCGCGTGCGCCGTACCGCCGAGGTCGTGCGCGAGGTCCTCGACGAGCTCGGGGCGGTCGGGTGGCCGAAGACCTCGGGCGGCAACGGCATCCACGTCTACGTGCGGATCGCCCCGGAGCACGGGTTCAAGGACGTCCGGCGCGGGGCGCTGGCGTTCGCGCGCGAGGTGGAACGGCGGCTGCCGGACGACGTCACCACGACGTGGTGGCGCAAGGACCGCGACCCCGCGGCGGTGTTCATCGACTTCAACCAGAACACCCGCGACCACACGATCGCCTCGGCGTACTCGGTGCGCGGGAACCCGCTCGCCACGGTGTCCACACCGATCACTTGGGACGAGATCTCCGACGTCGAGCCGAAGGAGCTGACCGTCCGCACCGTCCCGGAGCGGTTCGCTCGGCTGGGGGACCTGCACGCCGGGATCGACGAGGCGGTCTACGACTTCACACCGCTGCTGCAGTGGGCCGAACGCGACGAAGCCACCCACGGGGAGCTGCCGGACGAGCCGGACCCGGCCGGCTGA
- a CDS encoding ABC transporter permease → MGFFEFLQKRSDDMVTFGLQHLMIVAIAVVASTVLGIGIGVLAFRVPRLRGAALGITGTLLTVPSFAFFVLLLPVVGLGTPPVVIALTLYGLMPIVRNTITGLTEVDPAVVESAQGMGMSAAQRLTRIQLPIAWPVILAGVRVTTVMLVGIAAIGSIVLGPGYGVLIFDGLGRVGSPVGLNMVLAGILGVVIVAIIFDGLFALVGKLTTSKGLR, encoded by the coding sequence GTGGGGTTTTTCGAGTTCCTGCAGAAGCGCAGCGACGACATGGTGACGTTCGGCCTGCAGCACCTCATGATCGTTGCTATCGCGGTCGTCGCCTCCACGGTGCTCGGCATCGGCATCGGCGTGCTGGCCTTCCGGGTTCCCCGGCTCCGCGGCGCCGCGCTCGGCATCACCGGCACCCTGCTGACCGTTCCCTCGTTCGCCTTCTTCGTCCTGCTGCTCCCCGTCGTCGGGCTGGGCACCCCGCCCGTCGTCATCGCCCTCACCCTGTACGGGCTGATGCCGATCGTGCGCAACACCATCACCGGCCTCACCGAGGTCGACCCCGCCGTCGTCGAGTCGGCCCAGGGCATGGGGATGAGCGCCGCCCAGCGCCTGACGCGCATCCAGCTTCCGATCGCCTGGCCGGTGATCCTGGCCGGCGTCCGCGTCACCACCGTCATGCTGGTCGGGATCGCCGCGATCGGGTCGATCGTGCTCGGCCCCGGGTACGGCGTCCTGATCTTCGACGGCCTGGGCCGGGTCGGCTCGCCCGTCGGGCTCAACATGGTGCTCGCGGGCATCCTCGGTGTCGTGATCGTCGCGATCATCTTCGACGGGCTCTTCGCACTCGTCGGCAAGCTGACCACCTCGAAGGGACTTCGATGA
- a CDS encoding betaine/proline/choline family ABC transporter ATP-binding protein (Members of the family are the ATP-binding subunit of ABC transporters for substrates such as betaine, L-proline or other amino acids, choline, carnitine, etc. The substrate specificity is best determined from the substrate-binding subunit, rather than this subunit, as it interacts with the permease subunit and not with substrate directly.), with product MTQHSSSPAPPSDVMISLQQLTKDFGTGKPAVDSLDLEIPRGEIVVLVGSSGCGKTTTMKMINRIIEPTSGRVVLDGVDVTGSDPDELRRRIGYVIQQIGLFPHMTIAQNIATVPQLLGWSKARARERVDELLDMVGMDAARYRGRYPKELSGGQRQRVGVARALAGDPDVMLMDEPFGAIDPITRDRLQNEFLRVQSEVRKTIVFVTHDIDEAIKMGDRIAILQEGAHVAQYATPEEILTSPANDFVADFIGSGASLKRLNLSRVRDIQLQEWPTVREDTPIPEAMNVIRDSGRSAALVLDAHGRPRTWVSPTDLNRAGERHLGELGSPAGAIVAPHSTLNDALNEMVTANYSVAIVTDSRGSYQGVVDIDAINESIRNLRAAHIETQRSAIPTGSQDDAAVHDAGSPYAEDLP from the coding sequence ATGACCCAGCACAGCAGCTCTCCCGCCCCGCCGTCCGACGTGATGATCTCGCTGCAGCAGCTCACCAAGGACTTCGGCACCGGCAAGCCGGCCGTCGACAGCCTGGATCTCGAGATCCCGCGCGGCGAGATCGTCGTGCTGGTCGGCTCCTCCGGCTGCGGCAAGACCACGACGATGAAGATGATCAACCGGATCATCGAGCCGACCAGCGGACGCGTCGTGCTCGACGGAGTCGACGTCACCGGCTCCGATCCCGATGAGCTGCGCCGGCGCATCGGCTACGTCATCCAGCAGATCGGCCTGTTCCCGCACATGACGATCGCGCAGAACATCGCGACCGTCCCCCAGCTGCTCGGCTGGAGCAAGGCCCGGGCCCGGGAGCGCGTCGACGAGCTGCTCGACATGGTCGGGATGGACGCCGCCCGCTACCGTGGCCGCTACCCCAAGGAGCTCTCCGGCGGCCAGCGCCAGCGCGTCGGCGTCGCCCGCGCCCTGGCCGGCGACCCGGACGTGATGCTCATGGACGAGCCGTTCGGCGCCATCGACCCGATCACCCGCGACCGGCTGCAGAACGAGTTCCTGCGGGTGCAGTCCGAGGTGCGCAAGACGATCGTGTTCGTCACCCACGACATCGACGAGGCGATCAAGATGGGCGACCGGATCGCCATCCTGCAAGAGGGCGCGCACGTCGCGCAGTACGCCACGCCCGAGGAGATCCTCACCTCGCCCGCGAACGACTTCGTCGCCGACTTCATCGGCTCGGGAGCCTCCCTCAAGCGGCTGAACCTCAGCCGCGTCCGCGACATCCAGCTGCAGGAGTGGCCGACGGTCCGCGAGGACACGCCGATCCCCGAGGCGATGAACGTCATCCGGGACTCCGGCCGCTCGGCGGCGCTGGTCCTGGACGCGCATGGCCGTCCCCGCACCTGGGTGAGCCCGACCGACCTCAACCGGGCCGGCGAGCGGCACCTCGGCGAGCTCGGCTCCCCCGCCGGAGCCATCGTCGCGCCGCACTCGACGCTCAACGACGCCCTCAACGAGATGGTCACCGCGAACTACTCGGTCGCGATCGTCACCGACTCGCGCGGCAGCTACCAGGGCGTGGTGGACATCGACGCGATCAACGAGTCGATCCGCAACCTGCGTGCCGCGCACATCGAGACCCAGCGCAGCGCGATCCCGACCGGCTCGCAGGACGATGCAGCGGTGCACGACGCCGGCTCGCCGTACGCCGAGGACCTGCCGTGA
- a CDS encoding ABC transporter permease, translated as MSATTQTPDEALAETGTAVVAPSPRSRSVWRWIGMPLFLLGIIAAIAIAINTKDIDSIEARSLGLQHILRATGEHLLLTVFSTVIVLAIAVPLGIALTRQWTRRFRGALITVANIGQAVPTIGLIALMAVAFNYIGFGASVIALVACAVLPVLRNTMVGIQGVDETVLEAGRGMGMSRGAVLRKLELPLAVPVILAGVRTALVINVGTATLAAYINAGGLGKIIIAGLSTNRILVTVTGAALTAVLALLVDYLAGVAEQLLRPKGL; from the coding sequence GTGAGCGCCACGACCCAGACGCCCGACGAGGCGCTCGCCGAGACCGGTACGGCGGTCGTCGCGCCCTCGCCGCGCAGCCGCTCGGTGTGGCGCTGGATCGGCATGCCGCTGTTCCTGCTGGGCATCATCGCCGCGATCGCGATCGCCATCAACACCAAGGACATCGACTCGATCGAGGCCCGCTCTCTCGGGCTGCAGCACATCCTCCGGGCGACCGGCGAGCACCTGCTGCTCACCGTGTTCTCCACGGTCATCGTGCTCGCGATCGCCGTCCCGCTGGGCATCGCGCTCACCCGGCAGTGGACGCGGAGGTTCCGCGGCGCACTCATCACGGTCGCGAACATCGGCCAGGCCGTCCCCACCATCGGCCTCATCGCGCTGATGGCCGTCGCGTTCAACTACATCGGCTTCGGCGCGTCGGTCATCGCGCTCGTCGCGTGCGCCGTGCTGCCCGTGCTGCGCAACACCATGGTCGGGATCCAGGGCGTCGACGAGACGGTGCTCGAGGCCGGCCGTGGCATGGGCATGTCCCGCGGCGCCGTGCTGCGCAAGCTGGAGCTGCCGCTCGCGGTACCGGTGATCCTCGCCGGCGTCCGCACCGCGCTCGTCATCAACGTCGGCACGGCGACGCTCGCCGCCTACATCAATGCCGGCGGGCTCGGCAAGATCATCATCGCCGGGCTGTCGACCAACCGCATCCTCGTCACCGTGACCGGTGCCGCGCTGACCGCCGTCCTCGCCCTGCTCGTCGACTACCTCGCCGGTGTCGCCGAGCAGCTGCTGCGCCCCAAGGGGCTGTGA